DNA sequence from the Anguilla anguilla isolate fAngAng1 chromosome 4, fAngAng1.pri, whole genome shotgun sequence genome:
ctcacgctcacacgcatactcacacgcaggcgcacacgcacacacacattcttcacCAGCACCGCCcagcctcctccacccccaccatccATCTCCCACcagttaaaatgtgaaaaaactgGCCGTGTCATTGTATCATTCCTTATTTGTCGAGTCTTTCCACAGTGTTCGCTCTGGTAGCAGGTGAAGTAGGTGCGCTCACAGGATATCTGCCGAGCGACGCCGTAAATCCGTGACAGAGCCGGGGGAAGCGGCAGAGACCACCATtggctgtgcaaaaaaaaaaaaaaaaacaggacggGCTGGATCGGTGATGAGAAACAGACCCCAGCGCTGAGAAAAGTGATCCCTGGATTAGAGGGGCAGACATGCGGAGCTCCAAAGGAAGAGACGGCATTTTTCTCAGAAAGGCCAGCGAAGAATCCATGAAGATAAATTGCCTTTTCGTACCTGAAAATGTCTCCAGgggaacagattttttttttttttttttaaacaacgcACAGAGAAAACACACGAATGAACTGTTTATACAGGACAATCCATGGTTGGAACTATTAGTAATTAATATGAGTGCAGCTGCAGCGCTTAGACAGAACTGGGTGAATTTCCATGCcagaaactgcttttttttatatataggaAATGGGTCTCAGCTGAGGCTCCTCAGGACAACTAGATGAGTGCGGATCTCGGGGCCAGAGAAAGGTCTCTAATCAGAGTGAGACTCCCCAAAGGTCGAACCTGTCTCTCCAGTCTGGAGCATTGAACGATCGCAAACCTAGAGAACAGTGGTGTATACACACTGGCTGCAAGTCCCtacatgacatcacaatatGGAAATATATGGATATCCACAGCACGCCAAAATCAAGATTTATAACATCTGAATaatcaaaaaatctaaaatactATTTCCCTTCAGGTGGTTGTCCCTGGGGAGCTTTTCATCtgagacaagaaaaaaaaactctaaccACATAGTTGTGTATAATCAGGTCTCCAAGTACTGACTGCTTAGCTTAGTTAAGCCAACATCCATGTTTATGGAAACAAACCATTTCTTAAGCTGGCAGGAAGAAATCGGTCAAAATGGTGAACTCCTGCGCTTTTCTCTTCAGTCCAGGTTTGGAGAGAGCGAACTTGCTGAGAGAGGTCCGTGGCAGCGTGGGGAAGCAGCGGCGGCCTCAGGCACGGCGGCAGCCATGCGGAGCGCGACGTGGAGGCTGTGCGTCGCGCTGTGTCTCTGCGCCTGGGGCGCGGGGGTCTgccgggcggcggggggggagcCCCGGGCGAGGCGGCGGCGCTCGCCCGACGACGAGGCCAGGAGGTGCTCCTACACCTTCCTGGTGCCCGAGCAGAGGATCACGGGCCCCATCTGCGCCAGCTCCACGGGGCCGGAGCCCGACAAGGACCGGGTGACGCGCGTGGACATCGCCGACGTGCGGGAGGTGCTGTCCAAGCAGCGGCGGGAGATGGAGGTGCTGCAGCTGGTGGTGGACGTGGACGGCAACCTGGTGAACGAGGTGAAGCTCCTGCGCAAGGAGAGCCGCAACATGAACTCGCGCGTGACGCAGCTCTACATGCAGCTGCTGCACGAGATCATCCGCAAGCGCGACAACTCGCTGGAGCTGGCGCAGCTGGAGAGCCGCGTGCTCAACGTCACCGCCGAGATGCTGCGGCTGGCCGCGCGCTACAAGGAGCTGGAGCTGCGCTTCTCCGCGCTCGCCGGCCTGGTCAACAACCAGTCGGCGCTGATCACGGCGCTGGAGGAGCAGTGCCTGCGCACGTACACCCGCCAGGAGCTGCCCGAGATGCCGCCGCTGGTGCAGGTGGTGCCGGAGCACCTGCCGGTCAACACCCGCTTCACCAACGAGATCCAGCGGGACCACAGCCGCGCCTTCCCCCGCGGCTCCCGCATGGACTCCTCCGGCGCCACCGCCAGCCCGCTggggttcccccccccgccccagggcACGCTCAGCTCGGACGGTAAGACGCCaaacgtaaaaaaaagaaaaactaccGCTAACACTTCAGTTAAAGCCAGTAAGACACTGAACATTAAAAACTACCACTAACACTTCAGTTAAAGCCAGTAAGACACTGAACATTAAAAACTACCACTAACACTTCAGTTAAAGCCAGTAAGACACTGAACATTAAAAACTACCGCCAACATTTCAGTTAAAGCGAGGCGCTCAAAAACAGATCCATCTGTGGCCATTACTAGTCAACAAGGCCTCACATAAATTggccatttgtttttattatttccagAAATGTGTAACAAATTCCAGAGCACAAGGCCAATTGTTTCCTCTCTGGCCAGACATTAAAAACACTTGAGCTCATGCATTCCTACGGCTTCGCTGGGCCAGCAGCATACTAATTGGTTGAAATCAGgaggtgtgtgttcagctgaGCGAGGGCATTTATTGAGAAAGCACACAGTGGTTACACGGACAGGGAGGGTTTTCCCAAAAGCTGATCATCCAAACAGCTTTGGCAGAGCGGCAGGATCCGTTCAGATATAAATCCAATAACGACGATACATTAcaagagcaaaataaataatcagggATACAGTGCATGTTATCACCCACACACTCTTCTTTTCCCTGGCAAACAGCCCCTGACCACGAAtccacaaaaacatttaaagaagtGAACTTCACCACGAAACACATTTCTAAGGTCTTAACGCTTtctagaaaacaaaaataattttggaagatGTTTAGTTTCCATCTGACACTTTACACAAGTATTACTTCTGTAATGCTGTACAGAACAGAAGCAACTTACCCACTATATATAAAGGACAACAGTTTACATAGATTCAGCCGGTCAACATGTTTTTACTTTAAATCATCTTTTAGGGAAAATAGTGGCTATCTTAAAACCCCTGCAGAACTTCACTCAGTCTTTAATCTACTGAATAGTACTTCTCATTGGAAATCCATCAGCATGACAAGTGACATGAATTCACACGTGAGATGGGATTTTAT
Encoded proteins:
- the angptl1a gene encoding angiopoietin-related protein 1a; this encodes MRSATWRLCVALCLCAWGAGVCRAAGGEPRARRRRSPDDEARRCSYTFLVPEQRITGPICASSTGPEPDKDRVTRVDIADVREVLSKQRREMEVLQLVVDVDGNLVNEVKLLRKESRNMNSRVTQLYMQLLHEIIRKRDNSLELAQLESRVLNVTAEMLRLAARYKELELRFSALAGLVNNQSALITALEEQCLRTYTRQELPEMPPLVQVVPEHLPVNTRFTNEIQRDHSRAFPRGSRMDSSGATASPLGFPPPPQGTLSSDGPFRDCYQVRQAGYSTSGMYLLRVDGTEYLLQAWCEHGLDNGGWTVFQRRKDGSVNFFRNWESYKKGFGNIDGEHWLGLENIYNMAKQVDYRLLVEMEDWVGKKVYAEYSSFHLEPESEFYRLRLGTYQGNAGDSLSSHNGKQFTTLDRDKDAFSGNCAHFHKGGWWYNACGQTNLNGVWYAGGVYRSKFQDGIFWAEYGGGSYSLKSVRMMIRPID